The sequence below is a genomic window from Ammoniphilus sp. CFH 90114.
ATCTCTTGAACGGGTTCATCCCCAGAAAGTTGAATCATCTCAACAACCGCATGGCCTTGAAGGTGTTGGGGGACGGATGCCACCGATGTCTGAATAACAGTAAGTGCCCGCTTTTTGAACTCTACATATTTACTTGGGAATCTAACTATAAGGTCACGGAGAATCCAGCGACGAAGCGGTGGTACGATCGTCCAGCCTTCTTCAGCGAGAGTGACAAAAGGGAATTTACAAAGCTGCTTGAAGATGGAATGGTCATAATGCTCTTCCATTACTTCTTTAAGCCATTCTTCATTAAACCTCCAAAATAAAGCAGCGGTATAAAGCATCCATGGATCACGGAATGCTTGCTCTGAAATGATGCTCCTCAATAGAGATTGAATCAATTGATCCTGTTGAAGTGCTTCACCTTCACCTCTATTCCTCCAGTACTTGCAAGCCTCCTGTAAAGCTAGGGGCACCCCTCCCGAAAATCGTTCAATGGCCTCTTGAGAAGTAACCTCTTTAATACCTTGGAGAGACATGTAATGAGAAATAGCAACGCGAGAAAAAGGCTCTACCTTCATGAAACGGATGAGATGGCCCCACCCAAATTCCTGAACCCATTCTCGGTCTAGTGGCTGGCGGTCGATGGTGACGACACGGATTTTGGTCGAGAGCATAGGGATCCACTCTTCCCGAAGCCATCGTTCAATCGGTTTCATGCGTTCAATGGAATCCAACACAAGAAGGACTCCGTGTTGACCTTGTTCTTTTTCTTTCAACTTTCCGGATACTGCACTTAAGAATTCCTCTCTTTCTTGGAATTCTTGGCTTAGATAAATCGTATTGGAGGGAAAAAAGCGCTGAGAAAAAACGCGTATAAGAGCCGTTTTCCCGATTCCTCCATAACCATGGATATGAACAAGATTCCATTGGGGGTCAAAGAGCCAGGAACGTAGTTGCTCCATTTCTTTTTCCCGTCCCAC
It includes:
- a CDS encoding ATP-binding protein, whose protein sequence is MHISEWLTQTAHHFFVGREKEMEQLRSWLFDPQWNLVHIHGYGGIGKTALIRVFSQRFFPSNTIYLSQEFQEREEFLSAVSGKLKEKEQGQHGVLLVLDSIERMKPIERWLREEWIPMLSTKIRVVTIDRQPLDREWVQEFGWGHLIRFMKVEPFSRVAISHYMSLQGIKEVTSQEAIERFSGGVPLALQEACKYWRNRGEGEALQQDQLIQSLLRSIISEQAFRDPWMLYTAALFWRFNEEWLKEVMEEHYDHSIFKQLCKFPFVTLAEEGWTIVPPLRRWILRDLIVRFPSKYVEFKKRALTVIQTSVASVPQHLQGHAVVEMIQLSGDEPVQEMCFIDRYLDLEERQVKETDLHLFKSDPIIATLWEVEPATVKVFWAQSQMMAYVVFVEFNEKIRRTLVGDPLLTDYIKTAPLREEEYLVYISEPHEPQTAGSILRYVFRQMVRRKIITVVTSVPSLAPIFRSLGFQDLIAYQHIFQIDLRERDWFEVFMERNHMRSPRPIDGQSFTILIKKLLTKYHFLEHELKLLQSFKDSTKQSHEVTELPLFLRQKIDQALQSMASSHKEDRLYSDLLTKTYLQKNDSHEGIAEELNISLSTYYRTTKKAIERLSAVMMSR